The following proteins are encoded in a genomic region of Alnus glutinosa chromosome 8, dhAlnGlut1.1, whole genome shotgun sequence:
- the LOC133874700 gene encoding probable xyloglucan 6-xylosyltransferase 5: MGQQENVVAQKRSSGGGAGGLPTTAASNGRGRTLVPRGRQLHKTFNNIKITILCGFVTILVLRGTIGIGHLGSSDADAVNQNIIEETNRILAEIRSDSDPSDPDGPELFFNPNDTYTLGPKISDWDSERKAWLHQNPEFPSYVNGKPRMLLVTGSPPKPCDNPIGDHYLLKAIKNKIDYCRLHGIEIVYNLAHLDKELAGYWAKLPLIRRLMLSHPEVEWIWWMDSDALFTDMVFEIPVSKYDGYNLVIHGYPDLMFEQKSWIALNTGSFLFRNCQWSLDLLDDWAPMGPKGPVREEAGKILTANLKGRPAFEADDQSALIYLLLSKKDQWMDKVFIENSYYLHGYWAGLVDRYEEMIEKYHPGLGDERWPFVTHFVGCKPCGSYGDYPVARCLSSMERAFNFADNQVLKLYGFRHRGLLSPKIKRIRNETVSPLESVDQFDIRRHTVQGSIESKS, from the coding sequence atgggGCAACAAGAGAACGTAGTAGCTCAGAAGAGAAGCAGCGGCGGCGGAGCTGGTGGGCTGCCGACAACCGCCGCATCTAACGGCAGGGGGCGCACGCTGGTGCCACGTGGCAGGCAGCTCCACAAGACCTTCAACAACATAAAGATCACCATCCTCTGCGGCTTCGTCACCATCCTGGTCCTCCGCGGCACCATCGGCATCGGCCACCTCGGTTCCTCCGATGCCGACGCCGTCAACCAGAACATCATCGAGGAGACCAACCGAATCCTCGCCGAGATCCGCTCCGACTCCGACCCCTCCGACCCCGACGGTCCCGAGCTGTTCTTCAACCCCAACGATACCTACACTCTCGGACCCAAAATCTCCGACTGGGACAGCGAGCGCAAGGCCTGGTTACACCAGAACCCCGAGTTCCCTAGCTACGTTAACGGTAAGCCTCGTATGTTGCTTGTAACTGGGTCTCCTCCTAAACCTTGTGATAACCCAATTGGTGACCATTACTTGTTGAAAGCTATTAAGAATAAGATTGACTATTGTAGACTTCATGGGATTGAGATAGTGTACAATTTGGCTCATTTGGATAAGGAACTAGCTGGGTACTGGGCCAAATTGCCGTTGATTCGTCGGTTGATGCTGTCGCATCCTGAGGTGGAGTGGATTTGGTGGATGGATAGCGATGCGCTCTTCACCGACATGGTTTTTGAGATTCCAGTTTCCAAGTATGATGGTTATAATTTGGTTATTCATGGTTACCCCGATTTAATGTTTGAGCAGAAGAGTTGGATTGCGTTGAATACGGGTAGTTTCCTGTTTAGGAATTGTCAGTGGTCTTTGGATTTGCTTGACGATTGGGCGCCAATGGGGCCAAAAGGGCCAGTTCGGGAGGAGGCCGGGAAGATTTTGACGGCAAATTTGAAGGGGAGGCCGGCATTCGAGGCGGATGATCAGTCGGCGTTGATATACTTGTTACTTTCAAAGAAGGATCAGTGGATGGACAAGGTGTTTATTGAGAATTCGTATTATTTGCATGGGTATTGGGCGGGATTGGTGGATAGATACGAGGAGATGATTGAGAAGTATCATCCGGGATTGGGGGATGAGAGGTGGCCGTTCGTGACCCATTTTGTTGGTTGCAAGCCTTGTGGGAGCTACGGGGATTACCCGGTTGCGAGGTGCTTGAGCAGCATGGAGAGGGCATTTAATTTTGCCGATAACCAGGTGCTTAAGCTGTATGGGTTTAGGCATAGGGGATTGTTGAGTCCTAAGATCAAGAGGATCAGGAATGAGACAGTCAGTCCTTTGGAATCTGTGGACCAGTTTGACATCCGGCGGCACACAGTGCAAGGGAGCATTGAATCCAAGAGctag